The Nostoc sp. NIES-3756 DNA window GTTTGTTGGGAACATAAGGTATATCTTCCCCTGTATGCCACAATACTGAGTTAATCGCTGACTTCCGCGAGGAACCAGTACCGACAACATCCCCAACGTAAGCCACTGGATGTCCTTTCTTCTTCAACTCGGCAATAGTTTCTAAACTACCCGGTTGCCTTGACTCTAACATCGCTAAAGCGTGTAGGGGAATATCTGGGCGGGTGGTGGCGTGGGTGGCGGGGGATAAATCATCGGTGTTGGTTTCCCCAGGCACTTTAAAGACGGTGACGTTAATATATTCTGGTAGCTGGGGGCGAGATGTAAACCATTCAGCCTCAGCCCAAGAGTCAATTACCCGTTTGGCGTAGGGGTTGGTTTTCGATAGTTCCAAAATATCGTGGAAAGCATCATACACCAACAAGGTTTTGCTGAGGGCGGCGGCGGCGTAAGCAGCTATCGGTTCCTTACCTTCTCCACCCATTACCAAGGGTGTTTCGGAGGAGTCAGAAACAGATACGGTAGGGAATTGCAGCAACTCAATTAAGGACTGGACGTTATAACCGCCTACCATTGTCCCTAGCAACTGCACCGCCTGTATAGGTGAAATGATGGGACTTTTCACCTGCTTCTTGGCAATGGCGGTGAGAAACCCAGCTTTGACATAAGCCGCAGGATCAACACCAGGGGATACGCGATCGCGCAATAAATGTAATAATGTATCTTCTTCCCCTTTGGGTGGATTCTTCAGCAATTCACATAATTCTGAAGTTTGTTTTGCATCCAACGGTAAGGGAGGAATCCCTAGTGCTGCTCTTTCGGCAACGTGTTGACGGTATGATTCCAGCATTGTATACTCCCAGATTTGGTTTAACCTTCGTCAAATTTTATAATCACTGTCTACGTCGCAAGAGAATACTACCTTATCAGTCTTCCGTAGCAGAACTAATTAGGAAGTGAGATTCCTTACATTATTTTTTTGTCAGGGACTTATAATTATCACTGTATAGCTACTTTTGCAGTTAAAGCTATTTGCAAATAATTCCTGTATTGCCCTGGCTCAATTTGATTGACCACCTATTTATAAGATAAGATATTTCATTTGTCATTTGCTTCACTTTAATTTTGTATATGTCTAAAACATACACTGTTGAAATTCTTCACCAAGGTAAAACCCACACGTTGCAAGTCCCTGAAGATAAAACCATCTTATCAGTTGCGGATGAGCAAGGGCTAGAGCTACCTAGTTCTTGCCATGCTGGCGTTTGTACAACTTGTGCTGGAAAAATTATTACTGGAACTGTTGATCAAACCGATGGTATGGGAGTTGGCCCAGAATTACAAAAACAAGGTTACGTATTACTTTGTGTAGCTTATCCTCGTTCTGATATCAAAGTTGAAACAGAAAAAGAAGAGACTGTTTATCAATTGCAATTTGGTAAGTAAAATAATTTTGGTAATTGGTAATCGGTAATTGGTAATGGTAAAAAACAATTACCGATTACCGCTTAAATTAATTTAATTAGGAAAAATAGATATTACTGCTGATTATCCACAATATAGATAAAATCAGTATTGGCATACGGCTGAAATCGGTTATTCTAGAATCTACAAATCCACCAAACAGACAGCCATGACAACTCATTTTATTAGCGCAGAAATCGACATCCAAGAAACACCTACAGAATTACAAGCCGCCATTGAAGCAGAATTGAAAAAGCAAGGTGAACCTCTCCGTTGGGCAATTACTGCTGTAGATGATGAACAGCAAAAGGCGACTGTGGAAGCTGTGGTGACTATAGCGAGTGCTGAGTAGTAAGTAGTGAGTGCTGAGGCGTTGAGAAAGAG harbors:
- a CDS encoding 2Fe-2S iron-sulfur cluster-binding protein, with protein sequence MSKTYTVEILHQGKTHTLQVPEDKTILSVADEQGLELPSSCHAGVCTTCAGKIITGTVDQTDGMGVGPELQKQGYVLLCVAYPRSDIKVETEKEETVYQLQFGK